One window from the genome of Megalobrama amblycephala isolate DHTTF-2021 linkage group LG4, ASM1881202v1, whole genome shotgun sequence encodes:
- the cxcl11.4 gene encoding C-X-C motif chemokine 11-6, whose product MKTFTAVVVLGCLLAVEVTSQARAPKGRCFCADKGVNMVPPKLIEKVEIIPPSPSCENQEIVVTLKNGTEQKCLNPESKFTQKYIMRALKKRSLQKEP is encoded by the exons ATGAAAACTTTTACAGCTGTGGTTGTTCTAGGCTGCCTGCTGGCTGTAGAGGTGACAA gCCAGGCTAGAGCTCCAAAGGGCAGGTGTTTCTGTGCTGACAAAGGTGTAAACATGGTTCCTCCTAAACTGATTGAGAAGGTGGAAATCATACCACCAAGCCCCTCTTGTGAAAACCAGGAGATTGt TGTTACTCTGAAAAATGGTACAGAGCAGAAATGCTTAAATCCAGAATctaaattcacacaaaaatacatcatgAGGGCTCTTAAAAAGAG GAGCCTGCAGAAGGAACCTTGA
- the LOC125267055 gene encoding complement factor H-like produces MRVPVKLLGFIFWLFFFNCVQSQDCFRKDIKYENTEPPAKASYSDGETVKLYCMTGFTGVYRLKCEEGTWNTIVERQCAKKKCSHPGDTPNGDFKLTAGSEFVLGATVLYTCKKGFEMTSEINNRTCRAQGWDNTVPVCEAVKCPAIRTDAFVTASGNTEEANYGDVIHFECVSADKKINGSSDINCTETGEWSDSVPTCKEITCIAPVISNGFVVEPVQEYQRDAMLKYGCSPGFKAREGIPRCAKFGWTLNPECYGQNQIHKGRCLCPHGVSVVLVKNIEKVEIIPPSPFCGKQEIIVTLKNGARVCMNPESKFTQNIIKALEKRSQQSDT; encoded by the exons ATGAGAGTTCCAGTAAAACTCCTCGGCTTCATCTTTTGGTTGTTTTTCTTTAATTGTGTTCAAAGTCAAG ACTGTTTTCGTAAGGACATCAAATATGAAAACACAGAACCACCTGCAAAAGCTTCATACAGTGATGGTGAAACAGTGAAACTGTACTGCATGACAGGTTTTACTGGCGTGTATAGATTAAAGTGTGAAGAGGGAACATGGAACACAATCGTTGAGCGACAATGTGCAA AGAAAAAATGCAGTCACCCAGGAGACACACCAAATGGTGATTTTAAACTTACAGCAGGGTCGGAGTTTGTTTTAGGAGCAACAGTGTTGTATACTTGCAAGAAAGG ATTTGAAATGACAAGCGAAATCAATAATCGTACCTGCAGAGCTCAAGGATGGGATAATACTGTCCCTGTCTGTGAGG CTGTGAAATGTCCAGCCATTCGCACAGATGCGTTTGTGACTGCATCAGGCAACACAGAAGAGGCAAATTATGGTGATGTTATCCACTTTGAGTGTGTATCTGCAGACAAAAAGATAAATGGAAGTAGTGACATTAACTGCACAGAGACGGGCGAGTGGAGTGACTCTGTTCCAACATGCAAAG AGATAACATGCATAGCACCTGTTATATCAAATGGTTTTGTTGTTGAGCCAGTGCAAGAATACCAGAGAGATGCCATGTTAAAATATGGATGTTCACCAGGGTTCAAGGCTAGAGAGGGAATCCCCAGATGTGCTAAATTTGGCTGGACTCTGAACCCAGAATGTTATG GGCAGAACCAGATTCACAAAGGCAGGTGCCTCTGTCCTCATGGAGTGAGTGTGGTTTTAGTGAAGAACATTGAGAAGGTTGAAATCATCCCTCCAAGTCCATTTTGTGGAAAACAAGAGATTAT TGTCACTCTGAAGAATGGTGCAAGGGTATGCATGAATCCAGAGTCAAAATTCACTCAAAATATCATAAAGGCTCTTGAGAAGAG GAGCCAGCAGTCTGACACCTGA
- the LOC125267056 gene encoding C-X-C motif chemokine 11-6-like, with translation MKTIAAFVLLACLIAVGVKGQDKSSKGRCFCADKGANMVLVKNIEKVEIIPPSPSCRKHEIIVTLKNGAGRKCMNPESKFTQNIIKALEKRSQQSVHHSTTVTAPQKNILTSTSSAPTSFK, from the exons ATGAAGACTATTGCAGCTTTTGTTCTTCTTGCCTGCCTGATCGCTGTAGGAGTGAAAG GGCAGGACAAGTCTTCGAAGGGCAGGTGCTTCTGTGCAGACAAAGGTGCAAACATGGTTTTAGTGAAGAACATTGAGAAGGTTGAAATCATCCCTCCAAGTCCATCTTGTCGCAAACATGAGATTAT TGTCACTCTGAAGAATGGTGCAGGAAGGAAATGCATGAATCCAGAGTCAAAATTCACTCAAAATATCATAAAGGCTCTTGAGAAGAG GAGCCAGCAGTCTGTGCACCACAGTACAACTGTCACTGCGCCACAGAAGAACATCCTGACATCAACATCATCAGCACCAACATCCTTCAAATGA
- the LOC125267057 gene encoding C-X-C motif chemokine 11-6-like: MNTIAAFVLLACLIAVGVKGQGKSLKGRCFCADKGANMVLVKNIEKVEIIPPSPSCRKHEIIVTLKNGAGRKCMNPESKFTKNIIKALEKRSQQSVHHSTTVTAPQKNILTSTSSAPTSFK; this comes from the exons ATGAATACTATTGCAGCTTTTGTTCTTCTTGCCTGCCTGATCGCTGTAGGAGTGAAAG GGCAGGGAAAGTCTTTGAAGGGCAGGTGCTTCTGTGCAGACAAAGGTGCAAACATGGTTTTAGTGAAGAACATTGAGAAGGTTGAAATCATCCCTCCAAGTCCATCTTGTCGCAAACATGAGATTAT TGTCACTCTGAAGAATGGTGCAGGAAGGAAATGCATGAATCCAGAGTCAaaattcactaaaaatatcataaaggCTCTTGAGAAGAG GAGCCAGCAGTCTGTGCACCACAGTACAACTGTCACTGCGCCACAGAAGAACATCCTGACATCAACATCATCAGCACCAACATCCTTCAAATGA